One Thioclava sp. ES.031 genomic window, AGCCCCTCGGCGAAGGAGTTGTTGAAACCGTGCACGAACAGCACCGCCTGCCCGTCATGTTTGCGCAGCGCCGCGCGCAGCTCCGACTGGAACGCGGGGCGCTTCATGTCGATCTCGGATTGCGAGACGAGGAATTGCTTGTCCGGGTCGACCGGCGACGTGTCGGTCATCGGATAGGCGATCTCGGCCACCTCGCGATCCGGCGGCGTGGCGACATCGAAGCGTGCGAGCCGCAGCTGCTGACTGCGCGCGGTGCCGAAGGGCTGGCCGGTCTGCGGATCGGGTGCCCGGGTCGAGCCCACGAAAATCGAGCGCGCATCGGCGACCGGGTGATCGAGATAGGCAAGCCGCCCACGCGGTGCGCAGGCGGCCAAGCTCAGCATCAAGATTACGATCAGAAACCGCGCCATCGCCCGTGCCTCGCATCCCTCCCGCAGGAGGATAACAGAGCGCGCGCGAGGTGCCAGTGCCCTAGAGGACGTAGCGGCTCAAATCGGTGTCGCGGGTCAGATCGCCCAGCTCCTTCTCGACGAATTCCGCATCGACAGTGACGCTTTGTCCGCCACGGTCGGGCGCGGTGAAGGACAGCTCCTCGAACACCCGTTCCATGACGGTATAGAGCCGTCGTGCGCCGATATTCTCAACCGATTGGTTGACCTCTGCCGCGATCCGGGCGAGCGCCGCGATGCCGTCCTCGGTGAAGGCGACCTCGACCTCTTCGGTCTTCATCAGCGCCTGATACTGGCGGGTCAGCGCGTTGTCGGTCTCCGACAGGATGCGGGTGAAGTCCTGCTCGGTCAGCGCCTGCAGCTCCACGCGGATCGGCAGACGGCCCTGCAGTTCGGGCAGCAGATCCGAGGGTTTCGCGATGTGGAACGCGCCCGAGGCGATGAAGAGGATATGATCGGTCTTCACCGGGCCGAGCTTGGTTGAGACGGTCGTGCCCTCGATCAGCGGCAGCAGGTCGCGCTGCACGCCTTCGCGTGAGACATCGGCCCCGCGCGCATCCGAGCGCGCCGTGACCTTGTCGATCTCGTCGATGAAGACCATGCCGGAATGCTGCACGGCCTCGAGGGCTGCGGTTTTCACCGTCTCGTCGTCGAGAAGCTTGTCAGCCTCTTCCGAGATCAGCGTCTCGTAGCTTTCCGAGACGGTCATCTTGCGCCGCGTGGTGCGGTTGCCGCCGAAGGCTTTGAACAGGTCCTGAAGCCCCTGCATCTGCTGCTCCATGCCCGGCTGACCGCCCATCATCCCGATCGGCATGCCGCCGGACTGATCGGCCACGTCCAACTCGATGATCTTGTCGTCGAGCTCGCCGTCGCGCAGCTTCTTGCGGAACATCTCGCGGGTGCTTTCGCGCGCATCAGTGCCGGCGAGCGCGGCGATCACGCGATCCTCGGCGGCC contains:
- the hslU gene encoding ATP-dependent protease ATPase subunit HslU; translation: MTDLTPREIVSELDRFIIGQKDAKRAVAVALRNRWRRQQLPDDLREEVYPKNILMIGPTGVGKTEISRRLAKLARAPFLKVEATKFTEVGYVGRDVEQIIRDLADVAMVQTREYMREEVKAKAHQAAEDRVIAALAGTDARESTREMFRKKLRDGELDDKIIELDVADQSGGMPIGMMGGQPGMEQQMQGLQDLFKAFGGNRTTRRKMTVSESYETLISEEADKLLDDETVKTAALEAVQHSGMVFIDEIDKVTARSDARGADVSREGVQRDLLPLIEGTTVSTKLGPVKTDHILFIASGAFHIAKPSDLLPELQGRLPIRVELQALTEQDFTRILSETDNALTRQYQALMKTEEVEVAFTEDGIAALARIAAEVNQSVENIGARRLYTVMERVFEELSFTAPDRGGQSVTVDAEFVEKELGDLTRDTDLSRYVL